One genomic window of Medicago truncatula cultivar Jemalong A17 chromosome 1, MtrunA17r5.0-ANR, whole genome shotgun sequence includes the following:
- the LOC25482042 gene encoding uncharacterized protein, translated as MILVSHIQPPFGAMFSNSSISSSSTKFITSISPQQFFNNQPPKFNTIRTFIKPLHLTLAKAEGNIDSSSPTKPSSSFANDQTVFVGDKDVPLEGVIQFDKPNNSSSRIEKWGRVALFAGGDVLALLLFSTIGRYSHGLSVFDFETLHTADPFIAGWFLGAYFLGGFSEDGRGMNGLPKGVIATAKSWAIGIPIGIAIRAAKSGHLPNYGFVLVSLGSTAVLLIAVRALLYAALPVDNSKKSDVYRRGSPFELFELLTSLVRRW; from the exons ATGATACTTGTTAGCCATATCCAACCTCCTTTTGGAGCCATGTTTTCAAACTCTTccatttcatcatcttcaaccaaATTCATCACTTCAATCTCTCCACAACAATTCTTCAATAATCAACCACCTAAATTCAACACCATAAGAACCTTCATTAAACCCTTGCATCTTACACTAGCCAAAGCTGAAGGAAACATAGACTCGTCTTCACCTACAAAACCCTCTTCTTCTTTTGCCAATGATCAAACGGTTTTTGTTGGTGACAAAGATGTTCCGTTAGAGGGTGTTATTCAGTTTGACAAACCAAATAACTCTTCCTCTCGTATTGAAAAATGGGG GCGTGTAGCTCTGTTTGCTGGTGGAGATGTGTTGgctttgcttttgttttcaaCAATTGGAAGATATAGTCATGGACTGTCTGTTTTTGATTTTGAGACTCTGCATACTGCTGATCCTTTTATAGCTG GGTGGTTTTTAGGTGCTTACTTCCTTGGAGGTTTTAGTGAAGATGGACGTGGAATGAATGGTCTACCCAAAGGTGTCATTGCTACTGCAAAATCATGGGCTATAGGGATCCCT ATAGGAATTGCAATAAGGGCAGCAAAATCAGGCCATTTGCCTAACTATGGTTTTGTATTAGTGAGTCTTGGAAGCACTGCTGTTTTACTAATCGCAGTCAGAGCATTATTATACGCCGCTCTTCCAGTTGACAATAGTAAGAAGAGTGATGTCTATCGTCGCGGAAGTCCCTTTGAACTTTTTGAG cTTCTCACATCGTTAGTACGGCGGTGGTAG